A single window of Nocardia sp. NBC_01327 DNA harbors:
- a CDS encoding LLM class flavin-dependent oxidoreductase, which translates to MSRKSFHINAFLMGVGHHEAAWRHPRTREHQVLEVEHFRELGRIAERGKLDSVFFADGLAVGPRIKRNTLAVFEPVTLLAAIATATEHVGLIATASTTYNEPFNLARKFASLDHISGGRAGWNIVTSGNEEEAFNFGYDSIPEHARRYERAEEFVDVAIQLWDSWESDAIVLDPEEGVFADPDKVHTIDYDGERFRIRGPLNSPRGPQGRPLLVQAGSSESGKDFAAHYAEAVFTAQRTLEEGQQFYRDLKSRLPKYGRSADELKVLPGLVPFIAETEEQARALEQEFTDLISPDYALRQLSSLLGIDLTEHALDAPLPPLPEESEIQGGKSRFTLVKELAEKEELTVRQLIGKLGGGRGHRTLAGTPVQIADDLQSWFEGGAADGFNIMPPYLPGGLEDFVDQVVPILQERGLFRTEYTATTLRGHYGLEPVESQFAPTDIQATA; encoded by the coding sequence ATGTCGCGTAAAAGCTTTCACATCAATGCCTTTCTCATGGGCGTCGGGCATCATGAGGCCGCCTGGCGGCACCCGCGCACCAGGGAGCACCAGGTTCTCGAGGTGGAGCACTTCCGGGAGCTGGGCCGCATCGCCGAACGCGGCAAGCTCGATTCGGTGTTCTTCGCCGACGGGCTGGCGGTCGGGCCGCGCATCAAACGCAATACCCTCGCCGTCTTCGAACCGGTCACGCTGCTCGCCGCGATTGCCACCGCCACCGAACATGTGGGACTGATCGCCACCGCGTCCACGACCTACAACGAACCGTTCAATCTGGCGCGCAAGTTCGCCTCGCTCGATCACATCAGCGGCGGGCGCGCGGGCTGGAACATTGTCACCTCCGGAAATGAGGAGGAGGCGTTCAACTTCGGCTACGACTCCATTCCCGAGCACGCGCGCCGCTACGAGCGGGCCGAGGAATTCGTCGATGTGGCCATTCAGCTCTGGGACAGCTGGGAGTCCGATGCCATCGTGCTCGATCCGGAGGAGGGCGTCTTCGCCGATCCGGACAAGGTGCACACCATCGACTATGACGGTGAGCGCTTCCGGATCCGCGGCCCGCTGAACTCCCCGCGCGGCCCGCAGGGACGGCCCCTGCTGGTACAGGCCGGATCCTCCGAGAGCGGTAAGGATTTCGCCGCCCACTACGCCGAGGCCGTGTTCACCGCGCAGCGCACGCTCGAAGAGGGGCAGCAGTTCTACCGGGATCTCAAATCGCGGCTGCCCAAGTACGGGCGCTCGGCCGATGAGCTGAAGGTGCTGCCGGGTCTGGTGCCGTTCATCGCCGAGACCGAGGAGCAGGCGCGGGCCCTGGAGCAGGAGTTCACCGATCTCATCTCGCCCGATTACGCACTGCGGCAGCTCTCTTCGCTGCTGGGCATCGATCTCACCGAACATGCACTCGATGCACCGCTGCCCCCGCTGCCGGAAGAGAGCGAAATCCAGGGCGGCAAGAGCCGATTCACGCTGGTGAAGGAACTGGCGGAGAAGGAAGAGCTCACCGTGCGGCAGTTGATCGGCAAGCTCGGCGGCGGGCGCGGGCATCGCACGCTCGCGGGCACGCCCGTACAGATCGCCGATGATCTGCAGTCCTGGTTCGAGGGCGGGGCGGCCGACGGCTTCAACATCATGCCGCCGTACCTGCCGGGCGGACTGGAGGACTTCGTCGATCAGGTCGTGCCGATCCTGCAGGAGCGCGGGCTCTTCCGCACCGAATACACCGCCACCACCCTGCGTGGGCACTACGGGCTCGAGCCCGTGGAGAGCCAGTTCGCGCCCACCGATATCCAGGCCACCGCCTGA
- a CDS encoding TauD/TfdA dioxygenase family protein, whose amino-acid sequence MTTVAETPTGTLLISPVAGHIGAEISNIDLRNELSDEQVAQLQAALYEYKVLFFRNQEIGHAEHIAFSRRFGAVTPSHPYDDDAPTEFPEILAVDSRLYEKRFGVRKFSYTNQWHTDVSALINPPAASLLRAEIAPERGGDTQWTNLAAAYANLPESLKTFLDGLYAEHRFGGKRPIWDADSDYAKKVAKAPLVTEHPVIRVHPVTGERVLFVNPGFTTRIVGLSPRQSDALLELLFAEISAPSYTVRFRWEKGSLAFWDNRATAHLAPSDLDLLEVTRVLYRTTLEGDVPVGVDGQSSRAIAGEKFSGN is encoded by the coding sequence ATGACCACTGTCGCCGAAACTCCCACGGGCACACTCCTGATCAGTCCGGTCGCCGGCCACATCGGCGCGGAGATCAGCAATATCGATCTGCGCAATGAGCTTTCCGACGAGCAGGTCGCACAGCTGCAGGCCGCCCTGTACGAATACAAGGTGCTGTTCTTCCGCAATCAGGAGATCGGGCATGCCGAGCACATCGCCTTCTCGCGGCGCTTCGGTGCGGTCACGCCGTCGCATCCCTATGACGACGACGCGCCCACCGAATTCCCGGAGATCCTGGCCGTCGACAGCCGGCTGTACGAAAAGCGCTTCGGGGTGCGGAAGTTCAGCTACACCAATCAGTGGCACACCGATGTGTCGGCGCTGATCAATCCCCCGGCCGCCTCACTGCTGCGCGCCGAGATCGCGCCCGAGCGCGGTGGCGACACCCAGTGGACCAATCTGGCCGCCGCCTACGCCAACCTGCCCGAATCGCTGAAGACGTTCCTGGACGGCCTGTACGCCGAGCACCGCTTCGGCGGCAAGCGGCCGATCTGGGACGCCGACAGCGACTACGCCAAGAAGGTCGCGAAGGCGCCGCTGGTCACCGAGCATCCGGTGATCCGGGTGCATCCGGTGACCGGTGAGCGGGTGCTGTTCGTGAACCCCGGCTTCACCACCCGCATTGTCGGGCTGAGCCCGCGGCAGAGCGACGCCCTGCTGGAGCTGCTGTTCGCGGAGATCTCCGCGCCGTCCTACACGGTCCGATTCCGCTGGGAGAAGGGTAGTCTCGCGTTCTGGGACAACCGCGCCACCGCGCACCTCGCGCCCAGCGACCTCGACCTCCTCGAGGTCACCCGGGTGCTCTACCGCACCACGCTCGAGGGTGATGTTCCGGTGGGTGTGGACGGGCAGTCCTCCCGCGCCATCGCCGGTGAGAAGTTCAGCGGCAACTGA
- a CDS encoding DUF3097 domain-containing protein, producing MSGRDIYSGDIYSGHARTRKREIPKVVAERDLVAEDAASGFCGAVIGFDRTYDGDFVKLEDRGGRVRLFALREAAFLIDGQPVTLVRPTAVAPKQPTRSASGSTRVEGARARVARASRIWVEGVHDAAIVERVWGHDLRVEGVVVEQLEGLDHLGARLGEFRPGPGSRVGVLVDHLVTGSKETNLTTGLGPHVLVTGHPYIDVWQAVRPAVLGIKAWPEVPRGEDWKTGVCRRLGWGTPQEGWRRVYNGVESFRDLETPLIGAVERLIDFVTDPQ from the coding sequence GTGAGCGGGCGTGACATCTACAGCGGCGACATCTACTCCGGGCATGCGCGGACGCGTAAGCGTGAGATACCGAAGGTGGTCGCCGAACGGGACCTGGTGGCGGAGGACGCGGCGAGCGGATTCTGCGGCGCCGTAATCGGTTTCGACCGGACCTACGACGGCGACTTCGTCAAACTCGAGGATCGCGGCGGGCGGGTGCGCTTGTTCGCGCTGCGCGAGGCGGCGTTTCTCATTGACGGTCAGCCGGTGACGCTGGTGCGGCCGACGGCGGTGGCGCCCAAGCAGCCGACCCGATCGGCGTCCGGATCCACGCGGGTCGAGGGTGCGCGGGCGCGGGTGGCGCGGGCGAGCCGGATCTGGGTGGAGGGCGTGCACGATGCCGCGATCGTGGAGCGGGTGTGGGGGCACGATCTGCGGGTCGAAGGCGTCGTGGTGGAACAGCTCGAAGGGCTCGATCATCTCGGCGCGCGGCTCGGGGAATTCCGGCCCGGGCCCGGCAGTCGCGTGGGTGTGCTCGTCGATCATCTGGTGACCGGGTCCAAGGAGACGAACCTCACCACCGGATTGGGGCCGCATGTGCTGGTCACCGGTCACCCGTATATCGATGTGTGGCAAGCGGTTCGGCCCGCTGTGCTCGGCATAAAGGCCTGGCCGGAGGTACCGCGCGGTGAGGACTGGAAGACCGGCGTCTGCCGCCGCCTCGGCTGGGGCACGCCGCAGGAAGGGTGGCGGCGCGTCTACAACGGCGTGGAATCGTTTCGCGATCTGGAGACCCCGCTGATCGGCGCCGTCGAACGACTGATCGATTTCGTCACCGACCCGCAGTAG
- a CDS encoding SPFH domain-containing protein, whose protein sequence is MAVLIVAVVLVLLAVVVVFKSVALVPQAEAAVIERLGRYSRTVSGQLTFLVPFADRVRAKVDLRERVVSFPPQPVITQDNLTVQIDSVVYFQVTSPQAAVYEISNYIAAVEQLTITTLRNVVGGMTLEETLTSRDQINHQLRGVLDEATGRWGLRVSRVELKAIDPPPSIQESMEKQMKADREKRAIILTAEGQREASIKTAEGQKQAAILSAEGGKQAAILSAEGERQSRILRAQGERAAAYLQAQGQAKAIEKVFAAIKNGKPTPELLAYQYLQTLPEVAKGDANKVWLVPSDFGKALEGFARNFGTKGEDGAFRYEPSTDTAPAERAEDDSDEVADWFDTATDPAAERAVRAAEADARVPADPSALPSTVKSRETPPLQQRPDATQALPQDPAQQQYRQDPPTSDPRWQQPPPPPRPLGR, encoded by the coding sequence ATGGCAGTACTCATAGTCGCCGTCGTACTGGTCCTGCTGGCGGTGGTCGTCGTCTTCAAGTCGGTGGCGCTGGTGCCGCAGGCCGAAGCGGCGGTCATCGAACGGCTGGGCCGTTATTCGCGCACCGTATCGGGGCAGCTGACCTTCCTGGTGCCGTTCGCCGATCGCGTTCGCGCCAAGGTGGATCTGCGCGAGCGGGTCGTCTCGTTCCCGCCGCAGCCGGTGATCACCCAGGACAACCTGACGGTGCAGATCGACTCCGTGGTCTATTTCCAGGTCACCAGCCCGCAGGCCGCGGTCTACGAAATCAGCAATTACATTGCCGCCGTGGAGCAGTTGACCATCACCACGCTGCGCAATGTGGTCGGTGGCATGACCCTCGAGGAGACGCTGACCTCGCGCGATCAGATCAACCATCAGCTGCGCGGAGTGCTGGACGAGGCCACCGGCCGCTGGGGTCTGCGGGTATCGCGTGTGGAGCTCAAGGCCATCGATCCGCCGCCGTCGATTCAGGAATCGATGGAGAAGCAGATGAAGGCCGACCGCGAGAAGCGGGCCATCATCCTCACCGCCGAGGGTCAGCGCGAGGCGTCCATCAAGACCGCCGAGGGTCAGAAGCAGGCCGCGATCCTGTCCGCCGAGGGCGGCAAGCAGGCCGCGATCCTGTCGGCCGAGGGTGAGCGGCAGTCCCGCATCCTGCGCGCGCAGGGTGAACGCGCCGCCGCCTACCTGCAGGCGCAAGGCCAGGCCAAGGCCATCGAAAAGGTGTTCGCCGCCATCAAGAACGGCAAGCCCACGCCCGAACTGCTGGCCTACCAGTACCTGCAGACCCTGCCCGAGGTGGCGAAGGGCGATGCCAACAAGGTGTGGCTGGTGCCCAGCGATTTCGGCAAGGCACTGGAGGGTTTCGCCCGCAATTTCGGCACCAAGGGCGAGGACGGCGCCTTCCGCTACGAGCCCAGCACGGATACCGCACCCGCCGAGCGCGCCGAGGACGATTCCGACGAGGTGGCGGACTGGTTCGACACCGCGACCGACCCGGCCGCCGAGCGGGCGGTCCGGGCGGCGGAGGCCGATGCGCGGGTCCCCGCGGACCCGTCGGCACTGCCGTCCACCGTCAAGTCACGGGAAACCCCACCGCTGCAACAGCGTCCGGACGCGACGCAGGCCCTACCGCAGGATCCGGCGCAGCAGCAGTACCGCCAGGACCCGCCGACCAGTGATCCGCGGTGGCAGCAGCCCCCGCCGCCGCCCCGGCCGCTGGGCCGCTAG
- a CDS encoding ABC transporter ATP-binding protein, giving the protein MSASVKLALSGVRKEFPIRGERDSFTAIEDITVDVREGEFLVLVGPSGSGKSTLLDLLGGLTKPTTGQILLDGAPITGPGLDRGIVFQQYALLPWRTARTNIEFGLEAKKIRKRERQQIAEHYLELVGLAGFGDRYPHELSGGMKQRVAIARSLAFDPEVLLMDEPFAALDAQTRESLQDELLRIWRATGKTILFITHGIDEAVYLGQRVAVLTSRPGRVKAVVDIDLDREGDPDIRSSESFREVRHHIWSLLRDEVARAQGQEAAAIAATDRRSSHV; this is encoded by the coding sequence ATGAGTGCCTCGGTGAAACTCGCACTCAGCGGTGTGCGCAAAGAGTTCCCGATCCGCGGGGAACGGGACTCTTTCACCGCGATCGAGGACATTACGGTCGACGTGCGTGAGGGTGAGTTCCTCGTACTCGTCGGGCCCAGCGGTTCGGGCAAGTCGACCCTGCTGGATCTGCTCGGCGGCCTGACCAAGCCGACGACCGGGCAGATTCTGCTCGACGGCGCGCCGATCACCGGCCCCGGGCTGGACCGCGGCATCGTCTTCCAGCAGTACGCGCTGCTGCCGTGGCGCACGGCGCGCACGAATATCGAATTCGGCTTGGAAGCCAAGAAGATTCGCAAACGCGAACGGCAGCAGATCGCCGAGCACTATCTCGAACTGGTCGGGCTGGCCGGATTCGGGGACCGCTATCCGCACGAACTGTCCGGCGGTATGAAGCAGCGCGTCGCCATTGCGCGCAGCCTCGCCTTCGATCCCGAAGTACTGCTCATGGACGAGCCGTTCGCGGCATTGGACGCACAGACGCGGGAATCGCTACAGGACGAACTGCTTCGCATCTGGCGCGCCACCGGCAAGACCATTCTCTTCATCACCCACGGCATCGACGAGGCCGTGTACCTCGGGCAGCGGGTGGCGGTGCTGACCTCCCGGCCCGGCCGGGTCAAGGCGGTCGTCGATATCGATCTCGACCGCGAGGGTGATCCGGATATCCGCTCCAGCGAGAGCTTCCGGGAAGTCCGGCACCACATCTGGTCGCTGCTGCGCGATGAGGTCGCCCGGGCGCAGGGGCAGGAAGCGGCCGCGATCGCCGCCACCGACAGGAGGTCCAGTCATGTCTAG
- a CDS encoding ABC transporter permease: MSSALQIAETPVLSPPAPPATPATPVPWSRIARVAGRLAWRIVKPGLVIGAFLVLWQLAPKLGLVDPVFLPPFSDVWSAGLELIRNGQMQENVSASVTRSLIGFSIAVATAIPVGVAIAWYRPVAELINPVLELFRNTAALALLPVFVLILGIGETSKIALVVYASFFPILLNTISGVRSVDPLLVKSAVSLGFSPIPLFVKVVLPASVPSIFTGVRMAASASIMVLIAAEMVGARAGLGYLITAAQQNFQIPDMYAGIVAIALLGLTFNGVLVAVERRLSRWRTPAAQ; encoded by the coding sequence ATGTCTAGTGCACTGCAGATTGCCGAGACTCCGGTGCTGTCACCGCCGGCGCCGCCGGCCACGCCCGCGACACCCGTGCCGTGGAGCCGGATCGCGCGCGTCGCCGGGCGATTGGCCTGGCGAATTGTCAAGCCAGGCCTGGTGATCGGCGCATTCCTGGTGCTGTGGCAGCTGGCGCCGAAGCTCGGCCTGGTGGATCCGGTATTCCTGCCGCCGTTCTCGGATGTGTGGTCCGCGGGGCTGGAACTGATTCGCAACGGCCAGATGCAGGAGAATGTCTCGGCCAGCGTCACCCGCTCGCTCATCGGGTTCTCCATAGCCGTGGCCACGGCAATCCCCGTGGGCGTGGCGATCGCCTGGTACCGGCCGGTCGCGGAACTCATCAATCCGGTGCTGGAACTGTTCCGCAATACCGCGGCACTGGCACTGCTGCCGGTCTTCGTGCTCATTCTGGGCATCGGCGAAACCTCCAAGATCGCCCTGGTGGTGTACGCCAGCTTCTTCCCGATTCTGCTGAACACCATCTCCGGTGTGCGGTCGGTGGATCCGCTGCTGGTCAAATCCGCGGTCTCACTGGGCTTCTCCCCCATTCCGCTGTTCGTGAAGGTGGTGCTGCCCGCCTCGGTGCCCAGCATCTTCACCGGTGTTCGCATGGCGGCGTCCGCGTCGATCATGGTGCTCATCGCGGCCGAAATGGTCGGCGCGCGGGCCGGACTCGGTTATCTGATCACCGCCGCGCAGCAGAACTTCCAGATTCCCGATATGTACGCGGGCATTGTCGCCATCGCCCTGCTGGGGCTGACGTTCAACGGCGTACTGGTCGCCGTCGAACGCCGGTTGTCCCGCTGGCGTACGCCCGCCGCTCAATAA
- a CDS encoding ABC transporter substrate-binding protein has protein sequence MPSPFRPSRSLRALAAAFAVATAALSLTACGTSGPTTTADGKDVVRYQGTTGQVTAYELAADLGYFTKINLHWEGDTTSGPANIQAAATKQIEFGSAFNGAVVKLIAGGAPVKAVLSSYGADDKNYTGYFVRDDSGITSARDLIGKKVGVNTLGAHHEFITREWLHQQGLSEAEIKQVQFVVLPPVSTEDALRKGQIDVAALGSVFRDTAIARGGLHSLYTDKDLFGQFDYGTYVFRNDYLKDHADAVKDFVQGTARATRWLQTTPHDEVVAKFESIINKRGRNENTGLLKYYTSYGVPVPGAVIAEREFQVWIDWLVRNNELPQGKLTAKDLYTNQDNPYDNGTYPPTSGPTGEAVVAK, from the coding sequence ATGCCCTCCCCCTTTCGACCTTCACGGTCACTGCGCGCCCTGGCCGCCGCATTCGCCGTAGCCACCGCCGCCCTTTCCCTGACCGCGTGCGGCACCTCCGGACCGACCACCACGGCCGACGGCAAAGACGTTGTCCGATACCAGGGCACGACCGGACAGGTGACGGCCTACGAGCTGGCCGCCGACCTCGGCTACTTCACCAAGATCAACCTGCACTGGGAGGGCGACACCACCAGCGGACCCGCCAATATCCAGGCGGCCGCCACCAAGCAGATCGAATTCGGCAGCGCGTTCAACGGCGCGGTGGTCAAGCTCATCGCGGGCGGCGCACCGGTGAAGGCCGTGCTCAGTTCCTATGGGGCCGATGACAAGAACTACACCGGATACTTCGTGCGCGATGACTCCGGCATCACCTCCGCGCGGGACCTCATCGGCAAGAAGGTGGGGGTCAATACCCTCGGCGCGCACCACGAGTTCATCACCCGCGAGTGGCTGCACCAGCAGGGCCTGAGCGAGGCGGAGATCAAGCAGGTGCAGTTCGTGGTGCTGCCGCCGGTCAGTACCGAGGACGCGCTGCGCAAGGGACAGATCGACGTCGCGGCGCTGGGCTCGGTCTTCCGGGACACCGCCATCGCGCGCGGCGGCCTGCACTCGCTCTACACCGACAAGGATCTGTTCGGGCAGTTCGATTACGGCACTTATGTTTTCCGCAACGACTACCTGAAGGACCATGCCGACGCGGTCAAGGACTTCGTGCAGGGCACCGCACGGGCCACCCGCTGGCTGCAGACGACTCCGCACGACGAGGTCGTCGCCAAGTTCGAATCGATCATCAACAAGCGCGGGCGCAATGAGAACACCGGCCTGCTGAAGTACTACACCAGCTACGGCGTCCCCGTCCCCGGCGCCGTGATCGCCGAACGCGAGTTCCAGGTCTGGATCGACTGGCTGGTGCGCAATAACGAACTGCCCCAGGGCAAATTGACAGCCAAGGACCTCTACACCAATCAGGACAACCCGTACGACAACGGCACCTACCCGCCGACCAGCGGGCCGACCGGCGAAGCGGTGGTGGCGAAATGA
- a CDS encoding NfeD family protein: MAAIVFLVAGLLLAAAEMLTGDLTLLMLGGAAVITAGVSGLAGTSLVVDAVIFGVTAVALLLLVRPLLLRRYAIPPPTPTGVDALPGKTARVLEAVDENGGRVKLGGEVWSARPFEPGDHYPEGSTVYIMRIDGAHVVVWKGP; this comes from the coding sequence GTGGCGGCAATTGTGTTTCTGGTCGCGGGGTTGCTCCTCGCGGCGGCGGAGATGCTCACGGGTGATCTCACGCTGCTCATGCTCGGTGGCGCGGCGGTGATCACGGCGGGGGTGAGCGGCCTGGCCGGCACCTCGCTGGTGGTGGATGCGGTGATCTTCGGCGTCACCGCGGTTGCATTACTCTTGCTCGTTCGTCCACTCTTGTTGCGTCGCTACGCGATTCCACCGCCCACGCCGACCGGTGTGGATGCGTTGCCGGGTAAGACGGCCCGGGTGCTCGAGGCGGTCGACGAGAACGGGGGGCGGGTGAAGCTGGGCGGTGAGGTGTGGAGCGCGCGCCCGTTCGAACCGGGCGACCACTATCCGGAGGGTTCGACCGTCTACATCATGAGGATCGACGGCGCGCACGTCGTCGTGTGGAAGGGGCCCTAA
- a CDS encoding phosphocholine-specific phospholipase C, with translation MVNVSRRRILGSMAGIAVGAAAASLLPSSLQRAMAAPVPAGGLGAIEHVVLLMQENRSFDHYFGSLAGVRGFGDDSPLRLRNGRTAFQQPRRQGSLDGDVLPFSVRDAATLAGRPDSDIQYLDSLDHEWNGSTQAWSQGWWDRWIEAKSPATMTYYERRDLPLQYELADTFTTCDAYHCSMFGGTNPNRNYFFTGTTGFEPGGKKRAVDNAAYDAKHKGYDWTTYPERLEAAGVSWQIYQEWDNFTDNPVEYFVPFKRIGKKMLAEVSGRYRTTEKFYESLAGRSYGEQQRMVRQLSAARDTLTAAERSLFDRGMYRSEPDTLLQRFADDIAADRLPKVSWLVPPAQYSEHPSESTPVGSATFIHRLLDIIGGDIDTWSKTAIFLTFDENDGYFDHVPPPVPPRPSSGNGDDWYDGKAIGLGVRVPMTIISPWTMGGFVSSEVFDHTSVLRFLETWTGVREPNISTWRRTVCGDMTSAFDFTTAGKRPHVAAPGPIPAPITRWKPDPPGAQSLPVQELEMRPSRPLPYQPSVSSALDGSVLSVTLADSGKSSAHFTIYPFAGLPGDPRHYDVTTKLTEKLTVTGKYDLVIQGPNRFWHELRGSVGGPAAGVRVGTEAVSRSTAVLVLANHGASAVILHITPRRYGGDTQRVELTAGGGQRLEWATYDGWYDLEITADNDPDFFRRVTGRIEDGTPSVNSD, from the coding sequence ATGGTCAACGTCTCTCGCAGACGTATACTCGGCTCGATGGCAGGCATCGCGGTTGGGGCGGCAGCGGCTTCATTACTGCCATCTTCCCTGCAACGCGCCATGGCGGCACCGGTCCCGGCAGGCGGGCTGGGTGCTATCGAACATGTGGTCCTGCTCATGCAGGAGAACCGGTCATTCGACCACTACTTCGGGTCGCTCGCGGGGGTGCGCGGGTTCGGAGACGACTCTCCGCTACGTTTGCGCAACGGTCGCACGGCGTTTCAGCAACCACGGCGGCAGGGCTCGCTGGACGGGGATGTGCTGCCGTTCTCGGTGCGCGACGCCGCGACGCTGGCCGGACGGCCCGACAGCGATATCCAATACCTCGACAGCCTCGACCACGAGTGGAACGGCAGTACCCAGGCCTGGTCGCAGGGCTGGTGGGATCGCTGGATCGAGGCCAAGAGCCCGGCCACCATGACCTATTACGAGCGGCGCGATCTGCCGCTGCAGTACGAACTGGCCGACACCTTCACCACCTGCGACGCCTACCACTGCTCGATGTTCGGCGGCACCAATCCCAATCGCAACTATTTCTTCACCGGCACAACGGGTTTCGAGCCCGGCGGGAAGAAGCGCGCGGTCGACAACGCGGCCTACGACGCCAAGCACAAGGGTTACGACTGGACCACCTATCCGGAGCGGCTCGAGGCCGCGGGCGTGTCGTGGCAGATCTATCAGGAGTGGGACAACTTCACCGACAATCCGGTCGAATACTTCGTGCCGTTCAAGCGGATCGGGAAGAAGATGCTGGCAGAGGTGAGCGGCCGCTACCGCACCACGGAGAAGTTCTACGAATCCCTGGCCGGGCGGTCCTACGGCGAGCAACAGCGGATGGTGCGGCAGCTGAGCGCCGCGCGGGATACCCTGACCGCCGCCGAGCGCAGCCTGTTCGACCGGGGGATGTATCGCAGCGAACCCGATACGCTGCTGCAGCGCTTCGCCGATGATATTGCCGCCGACCGGCTTCCGAAGGTCAGCTGGCTGGTGCCGCCGGCGCAGTACTCCGAGCACCCCTCCGAATCGACGCCGGTCGGCAGTGCGACCTTCATCCATCGGCTGCTCGATATCATCGGCGGCGATATCGACACCTGGTCCAAGACAGCGATTTTCCTGACCTTCGACGAGAACGACGGCTACTTCGACCATGTGCCGCCGCCGGTGCCGCCGCGGCCCAGCTCCGGCAATGGCGACGACTGGTACGACGGCAAGGCCATCGGGCTGGGCGTCCGGGTACCGATGACCATTATCTCGCCGTGGACCATGGGCGGATTCGTCTCCTCGGAGGTCTTCGATCACACCTCGGTACTGCGGTTCCTGGAAACGTGGACGGGGGTGCGCGAGCCGAATATCAGCACCTGGCGGCGCACCGTCTGCGGCGATATGACCTCGGCCTTCGATTTCACCACCGCCGGTAAGCGGCCGCACGTGGCCGCGCCCGGGCCGATTCCGGCGCCGATCACGCGCTGGAAGCCCGATCCGCCGGGGGCGCAATCGCTTCCGGTGCAGGAGCTCGAAATGCGCCCCTCCCGGCCGCTGCCGTATCAACCGTCGGTCTCCAGCGCGCTGGACGGATCGGTGCTGTCGGTGACGCTCGCCGACAGTGGAAAGTCGTCGGCGCACTTCACGATCTATCCGTTCGCGGGGCTGCCGGGCGATCCGCGCCACTACGACGTCACCACCAAGCTCACCGAGAAGCTCACGGTGACAGGGAAATACGATCTGGTGATCCAGGGGCCGAACCGGTTCTGGCATGAACTGCGCGGGTCGGTCGGTGGACCGGCGGCGGGGGTGCGGGTCGGGACCGAGGCCGTGAGCCGCTCGACCGCCGTCCTCGTGCTCGCCAATCACGGTGCGAGCGCGGTGATTCTGCACATCACGCCGCGGCGCTACGGGGGCGACACCCAGCGCGTCGAGCTCACGGCGGGAGGCGGGCAGCGACTCGAATGGGCCACCTACGACGGGTGGTACGACCTCGAGATCACCGCTGACAACGATCCGGACTTCTTCCGGCGGGTCACCGGACGGATCGAGGACGGCACCCCGAGCGTGAACTCGGACTGA
- a CDS encoding CsbD family protein yields the protein MTSTNKIRNKFDRLTGQAKQLAGETLGDRRMAGAGRRKKMKADLKGVGEKVKDALRSGRTRRTRRS from the coding sequence ATGACCAGTACCAACAAGATCCGAAACAAGTTCGACCGACTGACCGGCCAGGCCAAGCAGTTGGCCGGAGAAACCCTCGGCGACCGCCGCATGGCCGGAGCGGGCCGCCGCAAAAAGATGAAGGCCGACCTCAAAGGCGTAGGCGAAAAGGTCAAGGACGCATTGCGCTCCGGCCGCACCCGCCGCACCCGACGAAGCTGA